The proteins below come from a single Papaver somniferum cultivar HN1 chromosome 11, ASM357369v1, whole genome shotgun sequence genomic window:
- the LOC113320847 gene encoding uncharacterized protein LOC113320847, whose protein sequence is MGITVLRWLSLVLFIVGTIGVVSGDDQGGCQSQVSGLAKECAQYVLRTGAKIPPSKACCELINTIDIPCLCNHATKEIEVIVSMEKVVYVTGLCGKALPHGSKCGSFTIPPA, encoded by the exons ATGGGAATAACAGTATTAAGATGGTTAAGTTTAGTACTCTTCATAGTTGGAACAATTGGAGTAGTTTCAGGAGATGATCAAGGAGGTTGTCAAAGTCAGGTTTCAGGTTTAGCAAAAGAATGTGCACAATATGTACTAAGGACAGGTGCAAAAATTCCACCATCAAAGGCTTGCTGTGAGTTGATTAATACGATTGATATTCCTTGTTTATGTAACCATGCCACTAAAGAGATTGAAGTTATTGTTAGCATGGAAAAGGTTGTTTATGTTACTGGTTTGTGTGGCAAAGCACTTCCTCACGGAAGCAAATGTGGAA GTTTTACTATTCCTCCTGCATGA